The following coding sequences lie in one Variovorax terrae genomic window:
- a CDS encoding glycosyltransferase family 32 protein — protein MSIPRRIIQTHRNEDLGRAHRQSWIDQHPDYDYQFFDDARCHQFMAEHAPELLPTYDKLPLPVQKSDLFRYAAIHELGGIYTDVDTICCAPLHSYLDLDTDQLIAGMEMTPAHCAPGIQHYTTYYCSPFQVLQWTFAASPRHPALALVLQRIRFYVSQMSEAQLRDWSQALRFTLELTGPAVFTQVLNEFLTGTREGRVAVLPRMVWGAYPGEQTRPENVAQVKVRHLFDGSWRPDRPPARPKPALRYSIQL, from the coding sequence ATGAGCATTCCGCGCCGCATCATCCAGACCCACAGGAACGAGGACCTTGGCCGTGCGCACCGCCAGAGCTGGATCGACCAGCACCCGGACTACGACTATCAGTTCTTCGACGACGCCCGGTGCCACCAGTTCATGGCCGAGCACGCGCCCGAGCTGCTGCCGACCTACGACAAGCTGCCGCTGCCGGTGCAGAAGAGCGACCTGTTCCGCTATGCCGCGATCCACGAGCTGGGCGGCATCTACACCGACGTGGACACGATCTGCTGCGCGCCGCTGCACAGCTACCTCGATCTCGACACCGACCAGTTGATCGCCGGCATGGAGATGACGCCGGCGCACTGCGCGCCCGGCATCCAGCACTACACCACCTACTACTGCTCGCCGTTCCAGGTGCTGCAATGGACCTTCGCGGCCTCGCCGCGCCACCCGGCGCTGGCGCTGGTGCTGCAGCGCATCCGCTTCTACGTCTCACAGATGAGCGAGGCGCAGCTGCGGGACTGGAGCCAGGCGCTGCGCTTCACGCTGGAGCTCACCGGCCCCGCGGTGTTCACGCAGGTGCTCAACGAGTTCCTGACCGGCACGCGGGAGGGCCGGGTGGCCGTGCTGCCGCGCATGGTCTGGGGCGCCTACCCCGGGGAGCAGACGCGCCCCGAGAATGTGGCGCAGGTCAAGGTCCGGCACCTGTTCGACGGCTCCTGGCGGCCCGACCGGCCGCCGGCGCGGCCCAAGCCAGCCCTGCGCTACTCGATCCAGCTCTGA
- a CDS encoding MATE family efflux transporter codes for MGNETPAAPHGAPAGPTPPAAAPRPLWKTFLVFLGPMLLSNILQALSGTINNIYIGQMLGVGAMAAVSSFFPVLFFFISFILGLGAGASVLIGQAWGAKNPAMVRAVAGTTLSVGILLGLAVAVFGGAFTRGLLALLGTPPDILADATAYARIMLIAAPGLFIFLLATAMLRGVGDTLTPLLTLALSTAVGLSITPALIRGWFGLPQLGVTASAWASVVSMLVASAWLGWYLLRKRHPLAPDALFIRSMRIDPKLLRTVLRIGVPTGVQMIVISLAEVALLSMVNGFGSGATAAYGAVNQVVAYVQFPALSIAITASILGAQAIGAGKTQLLGAITRTGLMMNLVLTGGLVLLAYLFSRAIVSFFITSDPVIELAQTLLHIMLWSSVVFGMAATLSGVMRASGSVLVPTAISIFCIAAVEVPVAWVMSRQIGINGVWIGYPAAFLAMLALQTAYYRLVWRKKAVRRLV; via the coding sequence ATGGGCAACGAAACGCCTGCGGCCCCCCACGGCGCCCCGGCGGGGCCGACCCCGCCCGCCGCCGCGCCGCGGCCGCTGTGGAAGACCTTCCTGGTGTTCCTCGGCCCGATGCTGCTGAGCAACATCCTGCAAGCGCTGTCGGGCACCATCAACAACATCTACATCGGCCAGATGCTGGGCGTGGGCGCGATGGCGGCCGTCTCCAGCTTCTTTCCGGTGCTGTTCTTCTTCATCTCGTTCATCCTGGGCCTGGGCGCCGGCGCCTCGGTGCTGATCGGCCAGGCCTGGGGCGCGAAGAACCCCGCCATGGTCCGCGCCGTGGCTGGCACCACGCTGAGCGTGGGCATCCTGCTGGGCCTGGCGGTGGCGGTGTTCGGCGGCGCCTTCACGCGCGGTCTGCTCGCGCTGCTGGGCACGCCTCCCGACATCCTGGCCGACGCCACGGCCTATGCGCGCATCATGCTGATTGCCGCGCCGGGGCTGTTCATCTTCCTGCTGGCCACGGCCATGCTGCGCGGCGTGGGCGACACGCTCACGCCGCTGCTCACGCTGGCGCTGTCCACCGCCGTGGGCCTGTCGATCACACCGGCGCTGATCCGCGGCTGGTTCGGCCTGCCGCAGCTCGGCGTGACGGCCAGCGCCTGGGCCTCGGTGGTGTCGATGCTGGTGGCCTCGGCCTGGCTCGGCTGGTACCTGCTGCGCAAGCGCCACCCGCTGGCGCCCGACGCCCTGTTCATCCGCAGCATGCGCATCGACCCGAAGCTGCTCAGGACGGTGCTGCGCATTGGCGTGCCGACCGGCGTGCAGATGATCGTGATCTCGCTGGCCGAGGTCGCCCTGCTCTCGATGGTCAACGGCTTCGGCTCGGGCGCCACCGCCGCCTATGGCGCGGTCAACCAAGTGGTGGCCTATGTGCAGTTTCCGGCGCTCTCGATCGCCATCACCGCCTCCATCCTGGGCGCGCAGGCCATCGGCGCGGGCAAGACGCAATTGCTGGGCGCCATCACGCGCACCGGGCTCATGATGAACCTGGTGCTCACCGGCGGGCTGGTGCTGCTGGCCTACCTGTTCTCGCGCGCCATCGTGAGCTTCTTCATCACCAGCGACCCGGTAATCGAGCTGGCCCAGACGCTGCTGCACATCATGCTGTGGAGCAGCGTGGTCTTCGGCATGGCGGCAACGCTGTCGGGCGTGATGCGCGCCAGCGGCTCGGTGCTGGTGCCCACCGCGATCTCGATCTTCTGCATCGCCGCGGTCGAGGTGCCCGTGGCCTGGGTGATGAGCCGCCAGATCGGCATCAACGGCGTCTGGATCGGCTACCCCGCGGCCTTCCTCGCGATGCTGGCGCTGCAGACGGCGTACTACCGCCTGGTCTGGCGCAAGAAAGCGGTGCGCAGGCTGGTTTGA
- a CDS encoding Csu type fimbrial protein, with protein sequence MRQLFRATLLSAVAAGAMVGAHAATDTANMTVKITVMAACSINAAAPTDVDFGSAISTATNVSSVGGVLTVNCTNGSAYNIGLDNGLNYNATTRRMKTVGSNYVSYGLFQDVGHTTAWGNTVGTDTRTGSGTGTNQTYTVYGLVPNVGGAPAGNYTDTVIATLTY encoded by the coding sequence ATGCGTCAGCTGTTTCGCGCCACCCTTCTGTCTGCCGTCGCTGCCGGTGCCATGGTCGGAGCCCATGCGGCCACCGACACGGCGAACATGACCGTGAAAATCACCGTCATGGCGGCCTGCAGCATCAATGCGGCCGCGCCCACCGACGTGGACTTCGGCAGCGCCATCTCCACCGCCACCAACGTGTCCTCCGTGGGCGGCGTCCTCACCGTGAACTGCACGAACGGCTCGGCCTACAACATCGGCCTGGACAACGGCCTGAACTACAACGCCACGACGCGCCGCATGAAGACCGTTGGCAGCAACTACGTGTCCTACGGCCTGTTCCAGGACGTCGGCCACACCACGGCCTGGGGCAACACCGTGGGCACCGACACCAGGACGGGCAGCGGCACCGGCACCAACCAGACCTACACCGTCTACGGCCTGGTCCCCAACGTGGGCGGCGCACCTGCCGGCAACTACACCGACACGGTGATCGCCACCCTGACGTACTGA
- a CDS encoding DUF2239 family protein — MDPSNASRYIAFQGGRRIASGELKEVALAVRQAQAHEAQAPVLVFDEATSQLKELDLRGSAEQVLQRLADPGGAPASPPAPRGPGRPRLGVVAREVTLLPRHWDWLNLQPGGASVALRKLVEDARRTSGGKDRARQAQEACYRFMSALAGNQPGFEEATRALFAGQQQRFEAELGAWPPDVAAHARQLAAAAFQAQGPGGAA, encoded by the coding sequence ATGGACCCCAGCAACGCCAGCCGCTACATCGCCTTCCAGGGAGGGCGGCGCATTGCCAGCGGCGAATTGAAGGAAGTGGCGCTGGCCGTCAGGCAGGCGCAGGCGCACGAGGCGCAGGCGCCCGTGCTGGTGTTCGACGAGGCCACCAGCCAGTTGAAGGAGCTCGATCTGCGCGGCTCGGCCGAGCAGGTCCTGCAGCGCCTGGCCGATCCGGGCGGCGCGCCCGCCAGCCCGCCCGCGCCGCGCGGCCCCGGCCGGCCCAGGCTGGGCGTGGTGGCGCGCGAGGTCACGCTGCTGCCCCGCCACTGGGACTGGCTCAACCTGCAGCCCGGCGGCGCCTCGGTGGCGCTGCGCAAGCTGGTGGAAGACGCGCGCCGCACCAGCGGCGGCAAGGACCGCGCACGCCAGGCCCAGGAAGCCTGCTACCGCTTCATGTCGGCCCTGGCCGGCAACCAGCCGGGCTTCGAGGAGGCCACGCGCGCCCTGTTTGCCGGCCAGCAGCAGCGCTTCGAGGCCGAGCTCGGCGCCTGGCCGCCCGATGTGGCCGCGCATGCGCGGCAACTGGCCGCCGCCGCCTTCCAGGCGCAGGGCCCGGGAGGCGCGGCATGA
- a CDS encoding fimbrial biogenesis chaperone: MFVWAAAALPLPASAAGLQAAPVLVELPARDRSQNLQLSNTGTQPLRAQVRVLQWSQADQSDQLTPTRDVVASPPIVDIAPGATQLVRIVRLAGDMPERERSYRLIVDELPPDAPDSGSAGGSSGALKFLLRYSIPVFVLPAGAKTTLERTQPTELSALKASLRTGADMQLSVANEGAQRVKLSQLSYLAPDGQRTPLATGLLGYVLPGQRMQWPLKLPAPQAQALREGRGTIQARLNDDPQEQVLPLAADRP, encoded by the coding sequence TTGTTCGTTTGGGCGGCTGCCGCGCTGCCGCTGCCCGCCTCGGCCGCCGGCCTGCAGGCCGCCCCGGTCCTGGTCGAGCTGCCCGCGCGCGACCGCAGCCAGAACCTGCAGCTGAGCAACACGGGCACGCAGCCCCTGCGCGCCCAGGTGCGCGTGCTGCAATGGAGCCAGGCCGACCAGAGCGATCAGCTCACGCCGACGCGGGACGTGGTTGCCAGCCCGCCCATCGTGGACATCGCGCCCGGCGCCACCCAGCTGGTGCGCATCGTGCGCCTGGCGGGCGACATGCCCGAGCGCGAGCGCAGCTACCGCCTCATCGTGGACGAGCTGCCGCCGGATGCGCCCGACAGCGGCAGCGCCGGCGGATCGAGCGGCGCGCTGAAATTCCTGCTGCGCTACTCCATCCCCGTGTTCGTGCTGCCGGCCGGCGCCAAGACCACGCTGGAGCGCACGCAGCCCACCGAACTCTCGGCGCTGAAGGCCAGCCTGCGCACTGGCGCCGATATGCAGCTGAGCGTGGCCAACGAGGGGGCGCAACGCGTCAAGCTCAGCCAGTTGAGCTACCTGGCCCCGGACGGGCAGCGCACGCCGCTGGCGACCGGCCTGCTGGGTTACGTGCTGCCCGGCCAACGCATGCAGTGGCCGCTGAAACTGCCCGCGCCGCAGGCGCAGGCCCTGCGCGAAGGCCGGGGCACGATCCAGGCCCGCCTCAATGACGATCCGCAAGAGCAAGTGTTGCCGCTGGCCGCGGATCGCCCTTGA